A portion of the Nitratidesulfovibrio termitidis HI1 genome contains these proteins:
- a CDS encoding undecaprenyl-diphosphate phosphatase: MHDIISAVLLGIVEGLTEFLPVSSTGHLIIAGDLLGFTGPKASTFEVVIQLGAILAVVVLYWDRFWGLLRPKPYVRFAGVRGIVLLGITSLPASLLGLATHHYIKENLFSPATVALALGVGAVAMLLVERRKHRPAYMDLDDMTPALALGIGLFQCLALWPGFSRSAATIMGGMLLGARRGLAAEYSFIAAVPIMFAATGYDLLKSHALFTMADLPVFATGFVVSFLAAWVAVKVFIGLMGRVTLVPFAWYRLAVAPLVFWFMVN, from the coding sequence ATGCACGACATCATTTCCGCCGTCCTGCTCGGCATCGTCGAAGGGCTGACAGAGTTCCTGCCGGTGTCCTCCACCGGGCACCTGATCATCGCGGGCGACCTGCTGGGGTTCACCGGGCCCAAGGCCTCCACCTTCGAGGTGGTCATCCAGCTTGGGGCCATCCTGGCCGTGGTGGTTCTGTACTGGGACCGCTTTTGGGGCCTGCTGCGGCCAAAGCCATACGTGCGCTTCGCCGGGGTGCGCGGCATCGTGCTGCTGGGCATCACTTCGTTGCCCGCCAGCCTGCTGGGGCTTGCGACGCATCATTACATCAAGGAAAACCTGTTCAGTCCGGCCACCGTGGCCCTTGCCCTTGGCGTGGGCGCCGTGGCCATGCTGCTGGTGGAGCGGCGCAAGCACCGCCCCGCATACATGGACCTGGACGACATGACCCCCGCACTGGCGCTGGGCATCGGGCTGTTCCAGTGTCTGGCCCTGTGGCCGGGGTTTTCGCGTTCCGCCGCCACCATCATGGGCGGCATGCTGCTGGGCGCGCGGCGCGGCCTTGCCGCCGAATATTCGTTCATCGCGGCGGTGCCCATCATGTTCGCCGCCACCGGCTATGATCTGTTGAAAAGCCACGCCCTGTTCACCATGGCCGACCTGCCCGTCTTCGCCACCGGATTCGTGGTGTCGTTTCTGGCAGCCTGGGTTGCCGTGAAGGTGTTCATCGGCCTCATGGGCCGGGTGACCCTGGTGCCCTTTGCCTGGTACCGGCTGGCCGTGGCCCCGCTGGTGTTCTGGTTCATGGTGAACTGA
- a CDS encoding Nramp family divalent metal transporter, which translates to MQTEPISAARNGTPRRFMARLTDRIRDVLTTSECRSCASAREFLRYVGPGLLVTVGFIDPGNWASNVSAGAQFGYSLLWMVTLSTVMLILLQHNAAHLGIATGLCLSEAATTHLPRSVSVFVLGSAVAASVATALAELLGAAIALRMLFGLPLGVGTVLTMGVVCVLLLTNSYTRIERWIVGFVSLIGISFLYELTLVPVDWHAAARGWVTPAIPPGALVVVMSVLGAVVMPHNLFLHSEVIQSRQWNLEDAVVIKRQLRYEYLDTLFSMLVGFAINSGMILLAAAAFFSRGLQVDELEQACALLSPLLGGAASTVFALALLFAGLSSSVTAGMAGGSIYAGMFGEPYAIKDKHTRWGVGITLGAAALCITAIDDPLKGLVYSQVALSMQLPFTVLLQLYLTSSRKVMGQYANPPSTQAMLWCITLIVIALNALLLRELFFG; encoded by the coding sequence ATGCAGACCGAGCCCATTTCCGCCGCGCGCAACGGCACGCCCAGACGCTTCATGGCGCGCCTGACGGACCGCATAAGGGACGTGCTGACCACGTCGGAATGTCGATCGTGCGCGTCCGCCCGTGAATTCTTGCGGTACGTGGGGCCGGGGCTGCTGGTCACCGTGGGGTTCATCGACCCCGGCAACTGGGCCTCCAACGTCAGCGCCGGGGCGCAATTCGGCTACTCGCTGCTATGGATGGTCACCCTGTCCACGGTCATGCTCATCCTGCTGCAGCACAACGCCGCGCATCTGGGGATAGCCACCGGGCTGTGCCTGTCGGAAGCGGCCACCACCCACCTGCCGCGTTCCGTTTCCGTGTTCGTGCTGGGGTCTGCCGTGGCGGCCTCCGTGGCCACGGCCCTTGCGGAGTTGCTGGGTGCGGCCATTGCCTTGCGCATGCTGTTCGGGTTGCCCCTCGGGGTGGGCACGGTGCTGACCATGGGGGTGGTCTGCGTGCTGCTGCTGACCAATTCCTACACCCGCATCGAACGCTGGATCGTGGGCTTCGTGTCGCTCATCGGCATTTCGTTTCTGTACGAGCTGACCCTGGTGCCTGTGGACTGGCACGCCGCAGCGCGCGGCTGGGTGACGCCCGCCATTCCGCCCGGCGCTCTGGTGGTGGTCATGAGCGTGCTGGGCGCCGTGGTCATGCCGCACAACCTGTTCCTGCATTCCGAGGTCATCCAGAGCCGCCAGTGGAACCTCGAGGACGCCGTGGTCATCAAGCGGCAGTTGCGGTACGAGTATCTGGATACGCTGTTTTCCATGCTGGTGGGGTTTGCCATCAACAGCGGCATGATCCTGCTGGCGGCGGCCGCGTTCTTCAGCCGTGGCCTTCAGGTGGATGAACTGGAACAGGCCTGCGCCCTGCTCTCGCCGCTGCTGGGCGGCGCGGCGTCCACGGTGTTCGCGCTGGCGCTGCTGTTCGCGGGGCTTTCGTCCAGCGTCACGGCGGGCATGGCCGGGGGCAGCATCTATGCCGGAATGTTCGGCGAACCCTATGCCATCAAGGACAAGCACACCCGGTGGGGCGTGGGCATTACCCTGGGGGCGGCGGCCCTGTGCATCACCGCCATCGACGACCCTTTGAAAGGGCTGGTGTATTCGCAGGTGGCCCTTTCCATGCAGCTTCCGTTTACGGTGCTGCTGCAACTGTACCTTACGTCCAGCCGCAAGGTGATGGGCCAGTACGCCAACCCGCCATCCACGCAGGCCATGCTGTGGTGCATCACGCTCATTGTAATCGCACTCAACGCCCTCTTGCTGCGGGAGCTGTTTTTCGGTTAG
- the lptF gene encoding LPS export ABC transporter permease LptF, whose product MQRQLFGELLHLFLLCLGSLLTLVLIGRGLQLRELFLGLDLGLADAVLLFVYLTPFFMLLVVPVACMLSVFLTFLRMSTDRELIALKAGGVSLYQMLAAPVLFCVLCTLLTLGISLQGLAWGMSHFRATVMEIANSRARVVVQPGVFNKDIPGLTLFARQVDPADSRLSQVIVEDRSRENTTLTILAPTGAIATDEARGELLFRLQNGRLYKTEGQQVSVLGFGEYVVRIDLGQMFKGLDLGEIKPKELSWSQLRALPLDEANASLGDKYLRKVAVELHKRWVFPAACLVLGLFAMPLACAFEGLHRQFGVVLALLMFLVYYSLLSFGLTTGEAGTIPPEVGLWMPNALFLATGLWGLRLAAHERTPAVVSLFSHSRLALRRKRVSA is encoded by the coding sequence TTGCAGCGCCAGCTGTTCGGCGAACTGCTGCACCTGTTCCTGCTCTGCCTGGGCTCGCTGCTCACCCTGGTGCTCATCGGCCGGGGTCTGCAATTGCGCGAACTCTTTCTGGGGCTGGATCTCGGCCTGGCCGACGCCGTGCTGCTGTTCGTCTACCTGACCCCGTTCTTCATGCTGCTGGTGGTGCCGGTGGCATGCATGCTCAGCGTGTTCCTGACCTTCCTGCGCATGAGCACCGACCGCGAGCTCATCGCCCTCAAGGCGGGCGGCGTCAGCCTGTACCAGATGCTGGCCGCGCCGGTGCTGTTCTGCGTGCTGTGCACCCTGCTGACCCTGGGCATCTCGTTGCAGGGGCTGGCCTGGGGCATGTCGCACTTCCGCGCCACGGTCATGGAAATCGCCAACAGTCGCGCCCGCGTGGTGGTGCAGCCCGGCGTGTTCAACAAGGACATTCCCGGACTTACCCTGTTTGCCCGCCAGGTGGACCCCGCCGACAGCAGACTGTCGCAGGTCATCGTCGAAGACCGCTCGCGCGAGAACACCACCCTGACTATCCTGGCCCCCACGGGGGCCATCGCCACGGACGAGGCGCGCGGTGAGTTGCTGTTCCGCCTGCAGAACGGCCGCCTGTACAAGACCGAAGGGCAGCAGGTATCCGTGCTGGGCTTTGGCGAGTACGTGGTGCGCATCGACCTGGGGCAAATGTTCAAGGGGCTGGACCTTGGGGAGATCAAACCCAAGGAGCTGTCCTGGTCGCAGTTGCGGGCGCTGCCCCTGGACGAGGCCAATGCCTCGCTGGGCGACAAGTACCTGCGCAAGGTGGCGGTTGAACTGCACAAGCGCTGGGTGTTCCCGGCAGCCTGCCTGGTGCTGGGGTTGTTCGCCATGCCGCTGGCCTGCGCCTTCGAAGGGCTGCACCGCCAGTTCGGCGTGGTGCTGGCCCTGCTGATGTTCCTGGTCTACTACAGCCTGCTCTCGTTCGGCCTGACCACGGGCGAGGCGGGCACCATCCCGCCGGAAGTGGGCCTGTGGATGCCCAACGCCCTGTTCCTGGCCACCGGGCTGTGGGGGCTGCGCCTGGCCGCGCACGAGCGCACGCCCGCCGTGGTCAGCCTGTTCTCGCACAGCCGGCTCGCCCTGCGGCGTAAAAGGGTGTCCGCATGA